A portion of the Lolium rigidum isolate FL_2022 chromosome 1, APGP_CSIRO_Lrig_0.1, whole genome shotgun sequence genome contains these proteins:
- the LOC124683253 gene encoding 60S ribosomal protein L2, mitochondrial-like, translating to MKVAKTLVKALTGKTVTAGRNSSGRITSFHRGGGHKRSLREIDFKRDTSSVGIVERIEYDPNRSSKIALVRWIEGVGQKDASYKADRAPVNYILASHQMEVGSMVVNSDCSKPSTTGSLRPAQNADSFLRFQELFRQAHADAEGTDKAEAAITAAPLPPADLLDLNSKVGNCMPLADIRMGTWVHSIECRPGQGAQLVRAAGTYAKVVKESASQCLVRLPSGAEKLIDSRCRATIGIVSNPSHGAQELRKAGHSRWLGWRPVVRGVAMNPVDHPHGGGEGRTKGGRPSVSPWGKPTKAGYKTARKQKA from the coding sequence ATGAAGGTTGCCAAGACCTTGGTCAAGGCCTTGACCGGCAAGACCGTCACCGCAGGGAGGAACTCTTCTGGCCGAATCACTTCATTTCACCGAGGTGGTGGACACAAGAGATCGCTTAGAGAAATTGACTTCAAGAGAGACACTTCGTCTGTTGGTATTGTGGAAAGGATTGAGTATGACCCTAACCGCTCTTCTAAGATTGCTCTTGTCCGATGGATCGAAGGGGTAGGGCAGAAGGATGCATCATATAAGGCTGATCGTGCACCTGTCAATTATATACTAGCCAGTCATCAAATGGAAGTGGGCAGCATGGTGGTAAACAGCGATTGCTCCAAACCTTCTACAACCGGCTCTCTGCGACCTGCCCAGAATGCTGATTCTTTCTTGCGGTTCCAAGAGCTCTTTCGCCAAGCCCATGCAGATGCAGAGGGGACTGATAAAGCAGAGGCTGCGATTACTGCTGCACCACTCCCACCTGCCGACCTATTGGATCTCAATTCCAAGGTAGGGAACTGCATGCCGTTAGCTGATATTCGCATGGGAACGTGGGTACACAGCATCGAGTGTCGGCCTGGCCAAGGGGCACAGCTGGTTCGAGCTGCTGGAACTTACGCTAAGGTGGTCAAGGAGTCAGCCTCCCAGTGTCTTGTACGGCTGCCATCAGGTGCTGAGAAACTTATAGATTCCCGATGCCGAGCTACCATTGGTATAGTTTCCAACCCCTCCCATGGTGCGCAAGAGCTTAGGAAAGCAGGGCACAGCAGGTGGTTAGGCTGGCGTCCGGTTGTTCGTGGTGTTGCAATGAATCCAGTGGATCATCCTCATGGTGGAGGTGAGGGTCGCACGAAAGGTGGTAGGCCATCGGTTTCACCTTGGGGGAAGCCCACCAAAGCAGGCTATAAGACAGCGAGGAAACAAAAAGCTTAG